TCGGAGCAGGTCGTATGGTTATGGAAGTCACCAGACAGGTACTGACCAGCGCTAGCCGAACCTGCTGTGGTGCCAGCCAATGCCGCTGCAAGCGCTGCAGACATTACACTAGGTTTCATTATATTTCTCCAAATTAGAACAACTTGTTTGTTTAGCTAAACAACGAAAAAATCCTACCCAGGCCATTCCATTAGCGGAGTAGGTTGATAGTTAATATCTGGGAAATGAGGCTTCCTGAATTCCTAGGCGGAAGCTTGCGGATACTTAACCAGTTCTATGTAACACTGCTATTATTTCTACATGACAGATTTATCAATTTTGGATGACTTAACGAGTAAACTCTTATCTTCTTAAATAAATATGTAAGCAGGTTGACAGAGTCCGCGCTTGGAATTAATCAAAACGTAACATTGCATGTTTACATTATGCAGTCCGTCTCTCTCTCCGGTTTACATTTATGCATACTTCCAACCGCTGGTTGACACTGCTGCGCGAACCCCTGCTCCAGTTCCTGATGATCGGTGCTGTGCTGTTCGCGGCGGATCACTTCCTGACCCTGCAGCGGGACGATCCACAACAGATATTCGTCGATGCTGACCGGATAGCCTGGCTGGTGGAGGTCTTCCAACAGGGACAGGGCCGGCTTCCGGAATCCGAGGAGATCGACAATCTGATCATCAAGTGGAGCCAGAATGAGATCTTCTACCGCGAAGCCAAAGCCATGGGACTTGATCAGGGCGACGAGATGATGCGCAGCCGACTGATCCTCAAAATGCGCAACATCCTCTTCAACCGAGTGGTGAAGGAGACACCTGGCGACGACGAGTTGCTCAAATGGTTTGAGCTCAATCGTGAAAAGTATGATGTCCCGCCCCGCTACACCTTCGAGCAGTTCCCTCTGACAGAGATTCAAAGTGAAGCGGAGGCCAGACGGTTCGCAGTAGATCTGGCCGACAAACCGGTACCGGAGCATTTTGCGTCGAACAAGCGCAGTTACCCACGACGCCCGGCGAGCAACATCCAGTCGCTGTTCGGTGACACGGGCCGTGACGTCCTGGTGGCTGCACCGATTGGACGCTGGTTGGCGGTTGAGTCAACCAAGGGCTGGCATCTTGCCCGGGTGACAGAACAGCACCCATCGATCCCGGCCGAATTCGATGCGGTCAAAATCCGGGTCAGCAAAGAGTTCCAGGAAGTGGCAGCGGATCTGCAACTGATGGAGATGTCCACCGAGATTGCCGAAAAATACCAGTTGCATCGTGATTTCGACGAGGCCGAGCTTGAAAAGATACTCGCCGATGCCCGGGATTTTGTACCCGCGCAGACCACCGCCGACAGCCGCACCCTGAAAGCACGCGCCGGCGCTTCGAAGGAACAGCTCAACTGAGCGTGTCATGATCGGACTTCTGCGCAACTTCTCACCTGCCTGGCTGGCCATACTCTGCCTGACGCTGATCGGCACAGTGACCCTCCCCAGCGCCCTGGCCCATGAGACACCGGTGGCATCACTGGATATCCGTGAGGGTCGTAATGGTGTCCAGTGGCTTGAGTGGACCTACTACTCCGCCCGCTCCGACAAACCTCCCACAGTGCAATGGCCCGACCACTGCACGGAAGACTATCCGCAACTGGAGTGTGGCGAAGCTGGGCTGGTGGGTCTGGTGACCATGCCACAGATCGGCGACCAGTACTCGGCTGCTGTGGTCAAGGTCAAACCGCGTGAGGGCAGGATGCACACCTACACCCTGACCGGTGCCAACCGCAGCCTGATGCTCACCGTCGATGGCAAGCTGCCCTGGCACTCCATCGCCGCCTCCTACATTCCGTTGGGTATCGAGCACATCATGCTGGGCATCGATCATCTGCTGTTCGTGCTCGGTCTGATCGTGCTGGTCAGCACCACCCCAATGCTGATCAAGACCATTACCTCGTTCACCGTCGCCCACAGCATCACCCTGGCTGCCGCCACCCTCGGTTGGGTCGGCGTTCCGGAAGGACCGGTCAATGCGGCCATCGCACTGAGTATCGTGGTACTCGCAGTGGAGGTGCTGCGCCATCGGGAAGGCAAGCCCAGCCTGAGTGCCAAGCTGCCCTGGCTGATCGCTTTCGGTTTCGGTCTGCTGCACGGCTTCGGTTTCGCGGGAGCGATGAACAACGTCGGTCTCGACCCGGAGAGTCTGCCGATCGCCCTGCTGTTCTTCAACATCGGTGTGGAGATCGGTCAGCTGGCGTTCGTGTTTCTGATCCTTGGGCTCAATCACGCACACCGCCGGCTGGAAGCGATACCACCAGTCTGGAGTGCAACCACAGCCATTTATGCCGTCGGCGGAATCGCGAGCTACTGGTTTCTGGTGCGCACTGCAGCGTTGGCAATATGACTATTTCGGAGAATTTCATGCTCGAATCAACATCCCGCCCGATAGCCAGACTGATGATCCTGCTTGTGTTGTCCAGCTGGTCTGCTGTATCCATGGCACATGCCGAAGTGGGGGTTGCCGGGGGTCTGCTCAGTGGCCTGATGCACCCGATCTACGGACCCGACCACCTGCTGGCGATGGTTGCCGTCGGTCTCTGGGGCGCACAACTGGGTACGCCGGCGATCTACCTGCTACCCATCACCTTTCCGGTTGTCATGGCGTTGGGCGGTCTGCTGGGTGTCGCCGGAATGCCGCTGCCTTTCATCGAAGTGGGCATCGCGCTATCGGCCCTGGCACTGGGAGCCATGGTGGCAGCGAATCTGCGGCCACCGCTGTGGATCGCGGCCGCCCTGGTCGGCCTGTTCGCCATATTTCACGGCCACGCCCACGGCACTGAGATGCCTGACGC
This portion of the Candidatus Thiodiazotropha endoloripes genome encodes:
- a CDS encoding peptidyl-prolyl cis-trans isomerase, translating into MHTSNRWLTLLREPLLQFLMIGAVLFAADHFLTLQRDDPQQIFVDADRIAWLVEVFQQGQGRLPESEEIDNLIIKWSQNEIFYREAKAMGLDQGDEMMRSRLILKMRNILFNRVVKETPGDDELLKWFELNREKYDVPPRYTFEQFPLTEIQSEAEARRFAVDLADKPVPEHFASNKRSYPRRPASNIQSLFGDTGRDVLVAAPIGRWLAVESTKGWHLARVTEQHPSIPAEFDAVKIRVSKEFQEVAADLQLMEMSTEIAEKYQLHRDFDEAELEKILADARDFVPAQTTADSRTLKARAGASKEQLN
- a CDS encoding HupE/UreJ family protein, whose amino-acid sequence is MIGLLRNFSPAWLAILCLTLIGTVTLPSALAHETPVASLDIREGRNGVQWLEWTYYSARSDKPPTVQWPDHCTEDYPQLECGEAGLVGLVTMPQIGDQYSAAVVKVKPREGRMHTYTLTGANRSLMLTVDGKLPWHSIAASYIPLGIEHIMLGIDHLLFVLGLIVLVSTTPMLIKTITSFTVAHSITLAAATLGWVGVPEGPVNAAIALSIVVLAVEVLRHREGKPSLSAKLPWLIAFGFGLLHGFGFAGAMNNVGLDPESLPIALLFFNIGVEIGQLAFVFLILGLNHAHRRLEAIPPVWSATTAIYAVGGIASYWFLVRTAALAI
- a CDS encoding HupE/UreJ family protein, whose amino-acid sequence is MLESTSRPIARLMILLVLSSWSAVSMAHAEVGVAGGLLSGLMHPIYGPDHLLAMVAVGLWGAQLGTPAIYLLPITFPVVMALGGLLGVAGMPLPFIEVGIALSALALGAMVAANLRPPLWIAAALVGLFAIFHGHAHGTEMPDAANPLAYGIGFIISTGLLHLTGILIGLMIRWPIGALAIRVCGAVISGFGLFFMASSTGLA